The sequence tgctgtgcatggagaagatttcacggcaattgaattggtcaaccggtttactaaagcggacgccagtggcgccgcgtgtcgaattattacgatttggcccgtaattgtactttccactaggcactctatggtttgcttattagtgacctatgtatgggttttggttgggcccatagcggctaaacccataaagtaacgagtgaagttcctcaatctccggtcttgcgcccagacgtcttttggactactacttgagcagttccgcgacgcatctgggggtctgtccagctcctgcgtccgtcaagagtgaaccgtgctgcccgctgtgacggagagaggtttgaaataaatctattatcatctctctccgccagcaccttttttgttaaaataacatctaaaactaaaatgcattagtgtttcttcagtttcaacgaaatatttttgaagcagtgatgaggatttcgccctgaagcctgaaaaataatttcgccgcccttagccccatcaacacacatcatgccgtaagccctatgtggtgaaaaattgcccatcgcgggctctcgcccccgaaagaagaacaccatggaacttgacccgtaagcaccttcttttaatcttaaccatattcttcttttgatttttttttgtatgatttaacatgaatttattatcactttctcattttaatatttaaaacttaagtaactatatttgtggtataattatctaaattgaaacaattcaatgttacgccttattatgtaatgcttccgaagtgatcactgacgaattcaggtatctacctttgggttataaacttgtatatatatatatatcttttatttatttttgtttacctttttgagaccatcttgtatatttacttatatttacttatCATGTAGATTTAACTCCTTGTTTCTGATAAATTAACCTATTGAGTATGAAGACTTTAATAAACatcctatttaaattaaattaaggtgttttactactgagtgagtgagtgtgactgaggcaactgaccataccgagaacccacgaagccggcctgataggttctttttttttttttttgttccatcttttaaatttaacagggtttctggaacctatcagatctagggagttgttcttgttgtttagaactcttaaaccaagactgtcgaacaaactcaactccctagaaatagccCCTGTAAACCGGATAGTCTTGCcgggataatatttataacataacaagataaaatattttttccatttccacgtaagcatttggcatcagaGATATtccaagcaaacaaactgcccatagttccacggcgatgctaattctagccttttaatgttctaagcatAATCTAGTATTGATAATACTCTAACAAGAACTGGCGGAATAGCTGAACGGTTTGGCAACAAATAAAGTACATTGGACCTAATACTTGAAAATTGGAAATGATTGACTGTACTTACATATCAGAGAGTAAGTAATAATTGACCAGACTTAATTTAATGAGATCTAAGAAAACAACTCTCATTGATATTGCTATCCCGAACAACAACAACTTCTAATACAATGgcaaattaaaacttaaatggaagacatttaagttaataataaaagaatatgaTTTAAGACAAAGACTTTTAAAACAACCGTACAATTTATAAGTGGATCCTTAACTATCCTGACTAAATTCTGATaaaaagaagatattttagCAATAACAATATCGTATTATTATTTACGATATGAAGTGCCTTGAGTAGAgctaaaataatacaaaacctTTATATTATTCGTTATATTAAAaagtaggattttttttaaccctTTGATCTTAATAATAGTCCTATTAACATGTAACAGAAATTCATATTCAAAGCACTAAGTTAAAGAGAAAATGATCTAGTTAATAGAGTGGGaaaagaaaatttcttaaaagcttGTTCATTTAAGGCTAGCGTCCACTTCAGACGGATCGTGGCGGGGCGGACCGGGTCACATTTCTTGCAACTGCGTTCACTATAGACGTAGCAAGACGGATATTTTTAGGTATACTGTATGTTTAGCCAGTTTCAGTTTAGTCGTTTTTGTGTTTATTGTAGATGGGGTGGGACGAGCGTTTTCGACACTATTGAAATTTGAGTTATTTTAATCAATGAACTGATAAAAAACTTCCGGAAATGGAAATAGATACGTCTGATGAAGAGTGGTTCCTGTTTCAAATATTGCtggaagaggaagaaaaaacgGAAAAAAAGAAACGTAAACATAAAATCTGGATTTACGATATATGCAGGCAAAGAAAACTATACGGAGAATTTCACCATTTAATTCCAGATTTGAAAAAAGaccttacacatttttttaaatattttcgtatgtcagaagaaaaatttgaagaattactgcatattttaaataacgaccttataaaacaaaaatctaaatttagaGTACCAGTAGAGCCATATGAACGACTGGTTGTTTGTCTCAGGTAAGTAGTATTCTTATTAAGAAACATGCTTCAGAATAATTTTATGCAAAGTGATCATAgctcattttttaatgtttcacGGCATGaaatcaaaaactataatttgtGCGATGATAAacttaaattcatattttttatacttactacattttattctaatttctatataaatatattaagtttttagtcTACTTACATCAACGTTAGAAATTCTCGCATATATGTCTTGTTTGCGTGATCAGCTGGTCCAGCTTGTGCGGACTGGTGAGGATTGTCTAGGTGAAACTGGAGAATAAACTTGCGATCCTAACGAATAACTAAGTTCATTGGTTTGGACCATAGTATTTGATCCAGTCGTTGCAATTTGACCTGTCTGTAACACTGGCATTCGGACTGGTTCTTGATAATGGCTCCGCACAGTAGGAcgattaaaatattgtttacatacatttaaatatatacatatacatttccAATTCAgcgtcatttataattttaaagatgGAACCTTTCACACGAATTTGGATGTCTTCAGGAAAAGTTTTCACTGTACGCCCCAAATTAGTAAAAAAGTCAACAACTGTGTCAGGTTCTTGGCGAGGTTGGTCatactttttcttaatatagGACTGAAACAGTGTTTTTGCCGAGGTTGAGGACTGGCCATATTCGTCCtgtactttctttttttttgaacatgAAGCAGTTGAATTGGAACTCATTTGGCATTGGGACCCTGGTGTAGATGGTGGCGACATGTTATCAAGCACACCTTCTTCATCATCACTCGACTGTCTCGAAATGTTTGTTAAACATTTT comes from Anthonomus grandis grandis chromosome 4, icAntGran1.3, whole genome shotgun sequence and encodes:
- the LOC126735658 gene encoding uncharacterized protein LOC126735658; this encodes MDEELLISLVSQYKELYDTGDARYHDEERRNNIPQEIADLMKLRASEYRDRWKRLRDNFRRAKNLRKTKSGQAATKNKPIKYEKEMQFLTCYLETQEKCLTNISRQSSDDEEGVLDNMSPPSTPGSQCQMSSNSTASCSKKKKVQDEYGQSSTSAKTLFQSYIKKKYDQPRQEPDTVVDFFTNLGRTVKTFPEDIQIRVKGSIFKIINDAELEMYMYIFKCM